A window of Deinococcus ruber genomic DNA:
CCCGCTCGCCCTCCAGCTTGCCGTCTCTGTCCAGGCCGCCGATCACTTCATCTGAGGTATGTCCGGTCATACGACACCCTGGCATGAACGGCCGCCCGGATGCTGAGGAACGCCTCAAGACGATGGCAGTCCTTGCCAGCTGGGGGCTTTTCATAAAGGCGCTCATGCACAGCCGCCAACTCTGCACCTTACACTGACCGGAATGTTTGACTGGTTGCGCCTCCACTGGAAATCTCTGCTAGCTCTGGCGCTGCTGATCGCGCTTCCGCTGTTTCTGCTGGGCAAGATCGCCGAAGACGTTCACGAAAAAGAGGCATTCGCCTGGGAATCGCCGCTGATGGTGGCCCTGCGCGGCCATGCGCCCACCTGGTTTCGCAGTGTGGCACGGGCGTTTTCGACCATCGGCAGCGCCCGCATCATGCTGCCGTTCTGCGGGCTGCTGGCGGTCTGGCTGTGGACGCGCTCGCACAGCGTGGCCCGCTATTTCCTGATCTCGGTGGGTGGGGCGGCCATCCTGAATGTCGTGCTCAAACTGATGTTCAACCGCACCCGTCCACAGGTGATTCCCTGGCTGTGGGAGGAAGGCGACAGCTCGTTTCCCAGCGGCCACAGCAGCATGGCGGCAGCGCTGGTCGTGACGGTCACGGCGCTGCTGTGGCGCACAAAGTACCGCTGGGTCGCCGGGGTGCTGGGCCTTATCTACGCCGTCATCATGGGCGTCTCGCGGGTGTATCTGGGCGTGCATTACCCCACCGACGTACTGGCAGGCTGGGCGCTGGGCGTGGCCTGGGCGGGCGGCGTGGCGCTGCTGCTGTGGCAACGGCTGCGGGAAGCCCAGCAGAGCAGAGGCGGAGCTGTTCAGACGTAACAAAACAGACCATCAGAAACAGAGCAGCGCCCGTCTGATCTGCAAGACGGGCGCTGCTCGGCTGTGATCGGGCGTTTACGCGGGTTCCAGCACCGCCGACAGCGCCGCGCCGATTACGCCCGCATGCGAGCCGAGCTGCGCGGGCCGGATGACCGGAACGGCAAAGCCCTCGGCGGCCTCGTCGGCAGCGGCCTGCACGTGCTCGAAGAAGTACGCACCCACGCTCGCCACCCCGCCGCCTAGCACGAACACTTCCGGGTCGAGCATCTTCTGGAGGTCGGCAATCGCCAGTCCGATGCGCTGCATGGCTCCGCGCACCACCCGCCCGGCGATGCGGTCGCCCGACTGCGCCAGCGCGAAGGCCTCGGCGGTGGAAACCTCGCGGTTGAGCGCGTAGCTGGCGTCGCGGGCAATGGCTGTTCCGCTCGCCACCGCTTCCAGCGTGCCCGCCTGCCCTGCCCCGCTGATCGGGCCACCCGGCACACTGACCACGTGCCCCAGCTCGCCCGCGATGCCGTGCTGACCGCGCCACAGCCGCCCATTCAACACGATGCCGCTGCCGATGCCGGTACTGACCGTGATGTACACGCTGCTGCTGCTGGCACGCGCAGCCCCCAGTTCGGCCTCGGCCAGTGCGGCGGCCTTGGCGTCGTTTTCCAGCGAGACGTGCTGCCCCAGGCGCTCGTATAACCCCTCGACCACCGGCACATCGGTAAAGCCGTAGATGTTGGGGGCAAACTTGACGCGCTTGCGGTCGGGTGTGATCGGGCCGGGAATGCCCAGACCCACGGTGCGGGCCTGCGGGTACTTCGCCTGCAACTGACGCACCTGCCCGGCGATGGCGTCCAGCACCGCTGCCCAGCCACTTTCAGGCGTGGGCTGGGTATGAAACTCCTGCAATTCGTCACCGACCAGCACACCCACTGCGATCTTGGTGCCGCCCACATCGACGCCGATACTCATACGCGCTGCGCCGCCGATCTGCTCTGACACGTGCTCCTGCTGCTCGCTCACTGTTCACGCTCCGTCTGGGTGATGACCTGAGATGTTGCCGACTGAAGCTCTCCGGGCGGCAGACCACCTCATACTGCCGGGAAAGTTTACGCAGGGAGTTTACCTGTTTGTATCCCCCGGCGTGCTGCTGTCCAGACCGCCTTCGTCCCCGCCGTCGCCTTCCAGCAGCAGGGTGGCCTCGCGTTCCTGCACCAGCGGCACGTACAGGCCCACGTCGCCCATATAGCCACCCGTCTCGATCTCGATCACCGGACTGCTCATGACCCACTGAAACGGCGTGCGGATCACCGTGACCACGCCCGCGTCGCCCAGCAGTCGGCGGTAACTCTCGGCCACGATGCGCGGCATGGTGACCAGCAGTACCCACGGGTCGCCCTGATACATCACCTGACGGTCAAAAGCAGAATCGGTCATGACCCAACCCCCGCAGGCGTTCCCGGCAGGGCCGCCGTCAGCACAGTCCGCATCTCGGGGGGCAGCGGGGCCGGGCGGCGCGTGTCTGCATCGACATGCACCTGCACGCTGCTGCCATCGGCGCTCACCACGTCGTCGGCCAGAATCTGAAAGGCGTAGGTCCAACTGCTGCGCCCCACCTGTGTCAGAGCGGTCAGCACCTCGACTCGCTGGCCCAGATGCACTTCACGGCGGTAATTCAGCTCCAGGCGGGCCAGCACCACCGCAGCGGGGCGCACGCCGGGCGGCAACAGCGCGTCCAGATAGTCCATGCGGGCGATCTCCAGAAACTGCGCGTAGGCCGCGTTGTTGATGTGGCCCATCATGTCGGTGTCGCTGTAGCGCATCTGGATGCGGGTACGGTGGGCGCTCGCTGAGTCCATGTGCCGCAGTGTATACGCCCACTTCCCGGCAACGCATCTGCCCCCCACTCATACGCTCTGCATTTTTTGGCCCGCCCACACGGTATACACTGCCTGCGTGCGTTTGCTGCCCTCTTCATGGAAAACCACAGGCCGGAAAAAACCGGTCAGGCTGCCGGTTCGCCTGCCCGTCTGGTCAGATGTACGCCGCTTCCCGATTTCGATGATGCTCGCCTGTCTGCTGGCGGGGCTGGGCAGTGTTCAGATGACCTTTCTGATCGGAAACAGCCTGTACCGCAGTTATACCTGGACCACCGAACACCACCAGATCGACGCCGAACTCAGGAGCCTGAACGTCGATCTGCGGGTTCTGCGCGAAACGCAGGCCCGCGCCGACGACCCCGATGCCCTGCGTGCTCAGGCCCGCTGCCTGGGCTTTGTGGGCAAGGGCGAAACGGTGGTGGTGGCCGAAAACGCCCCCAGCGGCATCAACGACAACTGCGATGCCGTCCGGATGCCATAGAAGCGAAGCGGCAGCAGGAAGAAAAACGTCAACAGACCACCCGACACGCTGGCGGTCTGTGTTGACGTTCCAGTTGCTCAGTTGGTCTTGAGGGCGTAGCCGATGCCGCGCACCGTGCGGATGATGCCGTAGCCGTCCAGGTCGCGCAGCTTGGCCCGCATGTTCGCCATATGCACGTCGACCACGTTGCTGTTGCTGGGCAGTTCGCCGTTCCACACCTCGCGCTCGATTTCGCCGCGTGAGTACACCCGTCCGGGCTGACGTGCCAGGAAGGTCAGCAGATCGAATTCCTTGGGCGACAGCCGCACTTCATGGCCGTTGTAATGGCACAGACGCTTCTGCGGGTGAATTTCGAGTGCCCCGATGGTAATGACCTCGCCGTGCTGCTGATGACGAAGCTGCACCTTGACACGGGCCACCAGTTCTTCGGGGTGAAAGGGCTTGGTCATGTAATCGTCTGCGCCCGCTTCCAGTAGGTTCACCTTGCGGTCAAGCGCGTCCATCGCAGTCAGAATGATGATCGGCACCGGACTGGTCTTCCGCAGCCGCCGAGCAATCTCGGCACCGTCAAAGTCAGGCAGACCGAGATCGAGAATGACCAGATCGGGTACATTTTCACGGGCGCTCGTCAGACCGGAAATCCCGTCCGGTGCTGTCAGGACACGGTATCCTGCCTGTTCAAGTTCGTACTGCACCACCCGCGTAATATCGGGATTATCTTCTATAAGTAAAATGCGCTGCTCCATGACTCAGGGGGCCTCCGGGTTGACCTAGGAAACTTTACGCTGACATCGTATTGATAAATGCCGCCGAAGTGTCTTGGAGTGCGCCCCCAGCGCTTTATGTTCTCTTTACACCCGGTTAAAGTACCTGCCCGTGTGCCCCTGTATAGCCAGCCCGAGGTTCATTACAGACGATGTTGCAACATTGCATGTCTCCCCGCACGCCTGCTCACGCGGCAATGCTACGCTGAAAGTCCTCTGCTGTGACGAGCGCTGTGCGTGTGGGCGAGGGCTTAGGGCCGCGCCTCGCCCGGTTCCTGAAAGGAGTGTTCATGAGTGTCATTCTTCCCCCCAATCTGCTTTCCGACGTGCCGCGCACCCCGGCTGGGCTGCTGAGCAACCGAGAAAAAGACCGTCTGATCGAACGCGCTTTCCTGGGGCTGTACCGCTGGTACACCGCCCGCAGCCAGGAAACGCGCAACTGGAACGCCGACCTGAGTTTCGACTGGAAGTCGATGCGCCAGGATCTGCCCGCCGAGATCGTGACCGCCCTGACCGGCTTTTTTGCCGTCGAACAGTACGCCCCCGACTACACCAGCGAACTGGTGAACCTGGTACGGCGCTCGCACGGGCGCAGCCATTTCCAGTTGCGCTGGGGCAGCGAGGAAGAGAAGCACGCCGATTCGTGGGAAAACGCCGTGCTGTTCAGCCGCCAGCGCAGCCCGCAGTGGATCGCTGAATACAAGGAGCGGCTGCGCTCTCAGCAGTGGCATCTCCCCTTCCCCGACGCGATTCACAACCTGGTCTATACGGTCTTTCAGGAACGCGCCACCCAGCTGAACTACCTGAACCTGATGAAGCTGTGCATGGGCCAGTCGGACAAGGTGAAGAATGCCATCGATCCGGTGCTGGCAAAAGTCGCCCAGACCATCGCCGTCGATGAAGCCGCCCACTACAACTTCTTCCTGGAAGGAGCGCGGCTGTACCTGTACTACTACCCGCAGCGCACGCTGGAAGCCGTCAAGAACGTGATCGGGCAGTTTTCCATGCCCGCATCGAACCTGGTACCCAACTGGGACGAATTCTCGGAGACGGTGTACCGCGCCGGAATCTACGGCCCCCGCGACTTCAACCGCGACGTGATGCAGGTCGCCTTCCGCAATCTGGGCATCGAGAGCCGCAAGAAGCTGGAAGAAGGCATCAAGGCCACCCGCGAGGTGCCGGATTTCGACGGCAACGGCACGATTCAGACCGCCATCTGGGACACCTTCGATTACGGGGCCATCGAGGGCGACGTGAAGCGCCTGCACGTCAAGATTCAGGATTACGAGAAAGGCGTGGGCTTCGATGCCGTCGATCCCTTCGAGTTCGTGACCAACCCCGAAGTCCCGAAAAAGACCCAGGCCGCCGACGACTGAGCCGAGGGAAGTAAATGAAAGAGCCGCCCGGAGAGCTGGGGCGGCTTTTTTCTGTCGATGCCTTATTCAGCAAGGATGTTTTCAATTGCTTCTATGAATTCTCTTCTTCAAAGATAAATGGGCCAAAGCCTTCATACGTCCAGGTATCCCGTCGGTGCGGCTGAACAAAGCGGCTCCAGATGACATGCTGATCTGTCGTTTCCATCTGCGCTTCCAGAGGCCAGCAGAAAGCATCGCCGCAGGTACAGTTCAGAACGGCAATCTCTGCAATCTGGCCTGAGTTACAGCGTTCAAGCATCGTCGTGAACAATGCTGTATACGCTGCATACTCTCCAGCCAGCGCTGGCTCTGGACAGTGCTCCAGTTCCCAGCACCGGACTTGCTCCAGAAACGAAAGACCATCCACAAGAATCTCAAGCTCACGCCCTTCAGTTTTATTTTTCACCCAGCGCAATGAAAACCTGCTCACCCCACCGCCACATCTTCCGCCCACAGCGCCCGCATTTCCTCGCTGCGTTCCAGCAGTTCCGGCAGGGTGCCGCTGTCCACGATGCGCCCGTCGTCCATTAGCAGCACCCTGTCGGCCCGCAGCAGGGCGGCGCGGCGGTGCGACACCACCAGACACGTCACCTCGCCGCGCTCGCGGAACAGCCCGGCCCACAGTTGCGCTTCGGTGGCGGCGTCCAGAGCGCTGCTCACGTCGTCGAAGACCAGCAGTTCGGCGGGGCGGGCCAGCATACGGGCCACCGCCGCCCGCTGCACCTGCCCGCCCGACAGCTTGACGCCTCTCGCGCCGACCTGAGTATCCAGCCCGCTGCCGAGCTGCGACAGATCAGCGTCCATAACCGCCAGTCGCAGGGCGTCGGGCAGATGATCGTCCGGTTCACCCATCAGCACGTTTTCACGCAGGCTCTCGCTGAACAGCTGCGGCAGCTGTGAGGTGTACGCGCTGCGCGGCGGCACGAAGAAGCTGGCCGGATCGTCCACGCGCTGCCCATTCCAGACCACCTCGCCGTCTGCGGGAATCAGGCCCAGCAGCCCGCGCAGCAGCGTGGTCTTGCCGCTGCCGATGCGCCCCGTCACCACCACGAATTCGCCGCGTTTCAGCTCGAACGCCGCGTCCTGCACGCCACGTCCACCCGGATGCTGCACGCTCAGGCCGCGCACCGAAAGCCGCTCGAACGCTGCCCGAATCGGCATGCTGACAGGTGTAGGCGCGTCACCTTCCAGATGCAGCGGATGATGTTCGACCGCCACTTCCACCGGCGCGTCTTGCAGCAGCCGTTTCATACGCTCGAAGCTGACCCCGGTGCGGCGATGACGGGCGATCATGTCACCGAAAAAGCCCATGCTGCCGGTCAGGCGTGGCAGCAGCGCGGCGAACAGCACGAAATCTCCGATGCTGAGCGTACCCGTGCGAAATCTGCTGGCTCCCAGCAGCAGCACCAGCCCGGTGGCGATGGCGATCATATTGGTGTTCACGCCCTTGATCAGCTCGGTGAGCAGCACGTCGCGCAGGGCCGCCGACCGCCGCACCTCGCCCAGCCGCGCCAGCTGCGCCACCATATGCCCCTCGCTGCCCGACAGCTTGACCGCGCTGACCGCCGAGAAAGTCTCACCGATAAACCCCGTCACGTCGGCGGTGGCCTGACGCATGCGGCGGCGATAGCTGCGGATGACCGGCGACAGGCGCTGAACGAGCAGCACCACCAGCAGCAGCGGAGCCGTCACCACCACCGTCATCAGCACGTCTACGCGCAGCATCAGCGTCAGAGCCACCAGGCTGTACAGCAGGAAGCCGCCGCTGTCGATCCAGACCTCGGTGTACGCCGCCACGTCGTCTACATCGTCGCGGAAGCGGCTGACGGCCTCGCCGGGCAAGTCGGGCAGGCGGCGCGACCCGCGTGCGGTCAGCAGGTAATTCAGCAGGTTGCGGCGGATCAGGGCGTCGAGCGTGTACCACAGCCGGATATACGTGCGGAACGCGCCCAGAAAGATGCCGAAGCGCCCCAGCCGGGCCACGGCGAACACGCCCACCAGCACCCAGATCGCGCTGACATTGCTGGCCTGCTCTGCCACCTGCCCGGCTTGACGCAGCTTCTCGAAATCGCCCAGGCGGCTGAACAGCGCACTGATGCTGTAACTGAACAGCGCGGGCAGCGTGTGGAAGACGCCCCACAGCGCCAGATTGAGCGCGAACAGACCCGGGCGATACGCGAACAGACGGCGCATCAGGGCCAGGGTGGGGACGGCGGGGCGGGAAGGTGGCGGGGTGGCGGGAAGGGTGGTCATGGAAACCTCTGGAGCCGTAAACGTTGGGCAAGGGACAAGAAAGCCTGTGGGCCGGGTCGGGGGTGGGCGAAGAATAAGCGCCGACCGTCGCCGGGCTGTGTCTCACTGCTCACTTCTGCCTTCACGCCAGCACCTCGTCGAGCACCGACTGCCCCGCCCGCAGCAGACGGCTGTACTCGCTGTTTGGGTTGGCGGCCAGCAGGCGGCGCGGGCCGTATTCCAGCACCTTTCCCGCACCCAGCACCAAAATGTCGTCGGCGCGGGCCACGGTGTCGAGGCGGTGCGCGATCACGATGGCGGTACGCCCGTGCAGCAGGCGCTGCATGGCGGCGGTCAGGCGGCTTTCGGTGGCGGGGTCGAGGCGCGAACTGGGTTCATCCAGAATGATCAGGCCAGGATCTTGCAGCATCACGCGGGCAAACGCCAGAAGCTGCGATTCGCCCGCCGACAGGCTGCCCGCCGCCAGGGGCGTTTGCAGGCCGTCTGGCAGGCTGTCGAGCCAGGTTTCCAGCCCCACCTCTGCCAGCGCCGCCCGCACCCGCGTATCGGGAATAGTGGGATTGAAGAGCGTCAGATTGTCACGCACCGTCGCCTGAAAGAGCTGCACGTCCTGCGTGACCACCGCGATGCGGCTTCTGAGAGCCGCGAGTTCCAGGTCGGTGGTCGGAACGCCGCCCAGCAGAATCTGCCCCGAGGTGGGGTCGTACAGCCGCGACACCAGCCGCGTCAGAGTGGTTTTGCCGCTGCCGGTGCGCCCCAGCAGGCCCACGGTATGCCCCGCCTGCACCCTGAAATCGACGCTGTCCAGCACCGCCGTCGGATCGTCGCTGTACTGGAACGACATCCCCTGAACATCCACCTCCAGCGCTCCGGCGGGCAGCGTGCGGGTGCCTTCGTTCAGCCCGCTTTCCAGATTCAGCAGTTCGCCCACCCGCAGCAGGCTGGCTCCGGCCTTCTGCAAGTCCTGAAGCTGCTGCGTGAGCTGGTCGATGGGTTCTTCCACCAGACTCATGTACTGATAGAACAGGAAAGCCGTGCCGATGGTGATGGTGCCGCCCAGATACAGCCCAACCGCCGAACTGATGACCGCGACATACCCGATGGCGAACAGCAGCATCGAAAGCTGCCAGACCGCGCTGCGTTTGATCCAGGCCTGATACGCCTTCCAGAAAAAGTTGCGCTGCACGCCCAGAAAGCGCGAGATGGTGAAGGGGCCGCCGCCCAGCGCCCGCACGTCGTCCAGCCCGCTCAGGCGCTCCTCTATGAAGCCGAACAGCCGCGCACTCGCCTCGCGTTCGACGCGGGTCGGCTCGACCCCGATGCGCCGCGTGCGGTTCATGGCGTACAGCGTGACGGCGGCGAAGGTCGTGACCATCAGGCCCACCCACCACTGCTCGCGGAAGAACATGACCAGCGCACCCAGCAGCAGCAGCACCGCGCCGAAGACCCGCACCGCGAACTGAGAAAAGAAGTTGGACAGCGCCGTTACGTCGCCGTCAATGCGCTCGATCATCTCGCCGGGAGTTCGCTCCTTATGAAAACTCATGTCGAGGTGCAGCAGATGATCGGTCAGATCGGCCCGCAGGCGGTTGGTGGCGGCCCAGCCCACGCTCGCCCCCAGATACGTCGCACCCGCTGACAGCAGCTGCACTGCCACGGCAATGCCGATATAGCTGAGCGCCAGCCGTGTCAGTCCGGCCAGCGAGCCGTGCGCCTGGGCACTGTCGAGAAAGGAGGCCAGCAGCTGCGGCAGGTACAGGTTCAGCCCGATGCTGGACAGCAGCAACACGCCGAGCAGCGCGACCTGTCGCCACAGTGGCCCCAGATACCGCTTCAGCACGCGCAGCGCGGCCACAGACGAAGAAGGCGTGTGGGACGTCATGGTTCCCAGGCTAAGGCAAGCGGGGGGCCGGGGCATCTGCCATGTGGCGGAGGGAAAGCCCGAACACACCCCCAGAGCCACCCCCCAAGACAGTCAGGAGGGCGGCTGGCACACAGATTTTCTCTTCATAGAAAAGGGGGGGTGAGAGTTCGCAGAGCAGTTTGTGAAATATTATAAGTAAAATGTGAACGAACCGCAGGTATGTTGAGTTTCCCAGTCCACGGCCAGTGGCCAATGTCGCGCCACATACAAGGATGAGCCAAATGACCAAAGCCCACACTACCCTGCTTCTGCTGCCCCTTACCGCGTCACTGCTTTCTGCGTGTATGTCCAGCCCGTCTGCCACGGTGGCAGCACTGTCTGCCGATCATCCAGGGCAGGTCGCGCCGCGTTACGACTACGTGGCAGCGGTGCCGCTTCAGGCAGGCGACACGCCCGCTTCGGTGCAGGCGGCAGCAGGTGGGCAGGTGCTGGCCTGGAAGACACCCGGTTGTGCCCAGGACGACTGTACGGCGCTGGTCGGCCTGAACGCGCCCAGCGGTCTGGCGGCCCAGAGCCTGGAGCAGACACAGCGCCTGGAGCCAACACAGCGCCTGGAGCAGACCGAGCGTACCCTCAGCGTTCGCCTGGGCCGCAGCGTCACGCTCGAAGAGAACCGCGATCAGTTCAGCGCGGGGGGCGACATCACGGCCACGCTCAGCGGTGCCAGAGTGGCCTGGGCGGGCGGCAGTCTTCTCGCCTGGACGGGCGGAGCCAGAGTGGCGTGGGCAGGCGGCACGTATGCGCCCGTTCCGCAGAACACCCAGACCTGGACGACCCTGAGGCTTCAGGAAGCTCAGGCGCTCGCACCCAATCTCGGGGCGGGCGTCACGGTGGCGGTCATCGATACCGGCCTCGACCTGACCCACCCCGCGTTTCAGGACGCGCTGAGCGATCCTTCCACCTGGCAGGATTTCTACGCGGGCGACGCCGTTCCCCAGGATGAGGGCACGCTCGGCACCGGGGGGTACGGCCACGGCACCAACGTGGCGGGCATCATCCTCCAGATCGCGCCTCTGGCAAAGATCATGCCGATCCGGGTGCTCGGCCCGGACGGTTCCGGCGACGTGGTCAACATCGCCAAGGCCATCGCCTGGGCCACCCTCAACGGAGCCAAGATCATCAATCTGAGCGTGGGCAGCACCAAAGACTCCAGCGTCGTTCAGGACGCCATCAAGTTCGCGACTTCCATGAACGTGCTGGTGCTCGCCTCGGCAGGAAACAACAATTCCGACAAGGTCACCTTCCCGGCGTCGCTCGCGACCAACTTTCCCAACCTGCTGAGCGTGGGCAGCGTGGACGCCACCGATGTCAAATCCAGTTTCTCGAACTACGGCGACAAGCTGGAACTGATGGCTCCCGGCGAGAACGTGTATGCGCCTGCGCCCGGCAATCTGCTGGCGGCCTGGAGCGGCACGAGTCAGGCAACGCCGATGGCGACGGGCGGCGCGGCACTGGCGCTGGGCCAGACGCTGAGCGTGCCAGCCAGCAGCCTGATCGGCAAGATGCAGGCCGCCTCGTTCAATCTGTACACCGTGCCGCTCAATAAGCCCTATGCCAAGAAGCTGGGAAGCGGACGGCTCGATCTGGCAGCCTTCCTGTCTCAGACTGTCAGGTAACGACTGGTGCCTGCGACGCGCACATGACCCAGCTGCCCGATCCCGTATCCGGCGCACGGCTGGCAGCGCTGCGGGCCGAGGTTCACCGTCTGCTGGAGGAACAGCCGCAGCAGGCCACCGAGGCCGCGCAGGATTACCGGGCACTGGCAGACCTGATGGACGTGCTGCCGGAGCGGGCCAGTAGCAGTTTTCTGCTGGGGCAGGCGCTTATGCACGCCTCGGAACTGCGCCCGGCCATCGACGCGGCGGCAGACGCTGCCACGCTGTTTGCACAGGCGCAGGACCGTGTGGGCGAGGCCGAAGCCCGGACGCTGGCAGGCCGAATTCATCTGAGCCTGGGAGCCTTCGAGGAAGCCGAAGACCAGTTGCGGGCCGCCATCGCACTGGTCGAGAACTTCTCGCAGCCGTCTGCTCAGGCGCTGCATGCCGTCGCCCTCAATCAATTGGCAGGCGTGCAGTTCAACCGGGGAAAAGCGGGCGAAGCGCTGCTGTCGCTGGAACGCGCCTTTCAGCTCAATACCCTCCTCGACAATCTGGTCGAGCAGGCCAACTGCCTGACGAACATCGGCACCATCCAGAATGCGCTGGGGCAATACCACGCCGCCATTCAGACGCTGGGACGGGCCTACGACATCTACAAGACGCAGCTCCGGAATGTCCGTTCCGAGGGCTTTATTCTGAACAGCCTGGCCTGGCTGCACTTTTCCAACCAGGATTACGCGCTGGCAATCGACGTGGCTCAGGCCGCCTGCGCGGCAGCGGAAACCAGTCAGGACGGCGTGTTGATCGCTAGCACGCTGCTGAATCTGGGGACGTTCTGCCTGGAGGCGCAGCAGTACGAGGCGGCGGGACAGCACCTGATGGCTGCCCTGGAGCGCAGCCGCGCCGTGGAATACCGGACCGGCGAACTGTCCACCCTCGACAGCCTGGGCATGCTGTACCAGAAGACCGGCAGACTGGCGCAGGCGCAGGAGGCGTATCTGTCGGCCCTGACGCTGGCGCTGGAACTGGAGGACACGCAGGGTGAACTGGAAGCGCGGCTGCATCTGGGCACCGTCGCGCTGACGCTGGGGGCGTGGGAAGAGGCGCAGCGGCAGACAGACCGGGGCCTCATGCTGGCAGTGGAAAGCCAGAGTCCGAAGGAAGAGGCCGAGGCACACCGCATCCTGGCCGAGCTGGCCGCGCATCAGCAGGATTACCGCCGGGCCTTCGAGCACAGTCAGGAACACCTGCGGATCAGAAATGAACTGTTCGATATCGAGCGCGACCGGCAGACCCGCAACCTCAGCATTCAGTTCGAGGTCGAGCGTGCCCGGCACGACGCCGACGTATACCGCGTGAAGACCGAGAGCGAGCAGCGGGCGCGGCTGCTGGCCGAACAGCAGGTCAGAGAGCGCACCGCCGAACTGGCCCGCACCCAGCACGAGGTGGTGACGCGGCTGGCGATGGCGGGCGAATACCGCGACGGCACCACCGGAGAGCATACCCGGCGGGTCGGGCGCTCGGCGGCCCGGATTGCCCGCGCCCTGGGCTGGCCCGCCGATCAGGCCGAGATGCTGGGCGTGGCGGCCCGCCTGCACGACGTGGGCAAGATCGGCATTCCCGACAAGGTGCTGCTGAAAAGCGGCAAGTTCAGCGCCGAAGAGCTGGAGCACATGAAGACCCACACGCTGATCGGAGCGCGGATTTTATCGGGCGGAAGATCGGAACTGCTGCGGCTGGCCGAAGAAATCGCGCTGACGCACCACGAGCGCTGGGACGGCAGCGGCTACCCGCTGGGGCTGCGGGGCGAAGAGATTCCCATCACCGGGCGCATCGTCGCGCTGGCCGACGTGTACGACGCCCTGACCCAGCAGCGGCCCTATAAACCCGCCTGGACGCCCCAGGAGGCGCTGGCCGAACTGAGACGCGAGTCGGGCAGCCACTTCGATCCGCTGATCACGGAAACGGCGCTGCGGGTGCTGCTGCCCCCCGAACTCCAGGGAAGTGCGCCGAACGAACCGATCATGCTCGACGAGGAAGACGCCTCGCACATCCTGAGCGTCTTCGAGCAGCTTCTGATCGAGCGGACACAGGAAGCCCAGCAGCAGCAGACCGACGCCGAGGACACCAGACCGACCTGGCACCGCCCGACCTAACCCCGGACTTCAGCGGTGAAACGGGCAGCCGCTGGCAGCCAGAGCAGGCACGGGCCAGGGCGAGGGCTGCGCGAAAAAATTCGGGCGCAGTTCGGTGTCGTGATACTGGCGGTGCCACACGGGCGTCAGGGCAGGACTCATCGGCGGAATCAGCCACGACCAGCGCCCGTAGACCCGGCGGCCCGCGCTGGCCTCGCGCTGCTCGAAGCGCACGAACCGCCGCGTGACGCTGTGATGGTCGTCGATCCGCACGCCCGCCGCGTCGAAGCTGTGCAGCACCGCCACGTTCAGTTCCAGCAGTGCTCTGTCGCGCCACAGGCTGCGCTCACGCGTGGTGTCGAGGCCCAGCGCCTGTGCCACACGCGGCAGTACGTGATATCGGCCCGCGTCGGCCAGATTGCGGGCGGCGATCTCGGTTTGCAGATACCACCCGGAGAACGGCGCACACACGAAATCCTGCCCCGCGATCTCCAGCCGCATGTCAGAGATGACCGGGAGGGCGTGCCATTTCAGCCCCAGCTCTGACACTGCCGCAACCTGCGGATGAGAGATCGGCACCTCGCGCACCGCGCCGGGCGGCAGGG
This region includes:
- a CDS encoding nitric oxide synthase oxygenase, whose translation is MTPPAALLASTETAAQAEEFLRQYHRETGRPGLAERLSQLRQGRFTLSRDELSYGAKLAWRNSTRCVGRGYWPALEVRDLRHLTEPDAVFAALLEHLHAAWNGGRLRAIISVFGAGVRVLNPQLIRYAAYVQPDGSVVGDPQNLELTRRLRALGWPGGPGTPFDVLPVAISSGSAVRLYTLPPGAVREVPISHPQVAAVSELGLKWHALPVISDMRLEIAGQDFVCAPFSGWYLQTEIAARNLADAGRYHVLPRVAQALGLDTTRERSLWRDRALLELNVAVLHSFDAAGVRIDDHHSVTRRFVRFEQREASAGRRVYGRWSWLIPPMSPALTPVWHRQYHDTELRPNFFAQPSPWPVPALAASGCPFHR
- a CDS encoding HD domain-containing phosphohydrolase, which codes for MTQLPDPVSGARLAALRAEVHRLLEEQPQQATEAAQDYRALADLMDVLPERASSSFLLGQALMHASELRPAIDAAADAATLFAQAQDRVGEAEARTLAGRIHLSLGAFEEAEDQLRAAIALVENFSQPSAQALHAVALNQLAGVQFNRGKAGEALLSLERAFQLNTLLDNLVEQANCLTNIGTIQNALGQYHAAIQTLGRAYDIYKTQLRNVRSEGFILNSLAWLHFSNQDYALAIDVAQAACAAAETSQDGVLIASTLLNLGTFCLEAQQYEAAGQHLMAALERSRAVEYRTGELSTLDSLGMLYQKTGRLAQAQEAYLSALTLALELEDTQGELEARLHLGTVALTLGAWEEAQRQTDRGLMLAVESQSPKEEAEAHRILAELAAHQQDYRRAFEHSQEHLRIRNELFDIERDRQTRNLSIQFEVERARHDADVYRVKTESEQRARLLAEQQVRERTAELARTQHEVVTRLAMAGEYRDGTTGEHTRRVGRSAARIARALGWPADQAEMLGVAARLHDVGKIGIPDKVLLKSGKFSAEELEHMKTHTLIGARILSGGRSELLRLAEEIALTHHERWDGSGYPLGLRGEEIPITGRIVALADVYDALTQQRPYKPAWTPQEALAELRRESGSHFDPLITETALRVLLPPELQGSAPNEPIMLDEEDASHILSVFEQLLIERTQEAQQQQTDAEDTRPTWHRPT